GGCCTTCATACTCTGGTCCAATCTGGAAATTGCTGTCACATAGCACCCCAAACATGAGTACTTTAAACAGTAAATGTACCAATGCTCTTGATGATGTATCACAGACAACCACAGACAGCTGAGAGATGGCGTCAGATGCACTGGTCTAAAGAAATCAACAGAGCATGTTTGATCCTCTGTAGAAAATTATCCCCAAAGAGCTCTCCCTGGCTGTTTGATAAGGTCATGTATGGTACTGGTATTTTAGCCTGAATTCATTTAGCACAGGGGTCTGCAACCTTGGTCCTCAGCACTTAAATAATCAATTAGAGCAGCTGATTATACTGTCAACTCACTTTACTGGGTTACTTGAGTctgaattggctgctgattttaaagtgaaaacaaaaaacagcagagcgTATGGCTCTTCAAGACCAGACCCCTGATGTAGCATGTCATACAGCACGTCACTTGTCTGTGCTAAAAAACTTTCAAAGGTCCTTTTTACATTATGCACATTCatcaaaatcattttataaacCGTGAAATGCTACcttcggggggagggggggattgtTGATTGGACTGATAAAGTTATAGTTTTTCTAACTTTGAACTGTGACGTGAAGAGTTCATGCTGTGGAATTACGTTCATAAACAATGCTATCTGTCAAGGATCTTATCGCTGCTCCATCTTTACTGTTTTATAGGCTTTCACAGAATTCTCGAGTTGTTGAAAGTCCCCCtgttctttcaaaataaacatctcAACTGACAGGATTTCTATTGAAGGAGTAGGCCACTGAACCTCTGGGCGTTATAACGATTTCTGCAGACAAGCTGATACTAGCTGTGTGGCCTGGCTGACAGCATCAGGCTGTTCTATATGGTGACATCAAACACAGATTTTCAGAAGACATTAAACACAGATTTCAGAAGACGTTGTGCCGCCGGTTGATGAATTACTGTGGGGCAGAATGATGTCCGAGGACGCGGGTAACTTTATGCACAAAACCCTGCAGAACGTCTCAGACCTGCGTGCTGTGAAAACCCTAAGGAGAACGTTTCGTTTGTTCTGTCTACAGATTGGGAAAGGTGGCGGGGACTGGAGGGGTCCACCATGTCATCAGCTGGTGCCCAGTGTCACCTGAAAAACTGGAAGGTAAGGACCGTATGTCATTGtgcaaaaacattacaaacgCATGCAGTTCATATGCATCGCATTTTGCACTCCAAATCCCTGACGTATTTTTTGCAGCTGTACTTCATGAATTAGTGTTCAATATTTCCCATCATTGTtcttgtttatatttatgtttttcaatTACAGaggtgtttcttccacccatgaactcagctagctgatttcactaattagttctaccccctggctgaataattgtgctattttgcaaatactggggaggacttttactcaCTGAACCTGGGTTTTTAATCTCTGTTCAAttcacatttatacattttactatggcatattgtattttatactgAGTCCTGCAACCTCTTcacctgaataaataaagaataatacatacatacatacatacatacttgcATAGGTAGCCTTTTAGCTTCTCATTTCACTCCCTGTGGCCCCTGCATATGTCAAAGCTGTCATTTTTCTCCCACAAACCCGTCCATCATGGCTGGCACACACATCAGTCAGAGGTGCCCACCCTATAGGtgctctttaaatatttaacagccTGGGGCCTGGCTGGGTGTTAAATGTCAATTAAGTAATTACAGAGGTGAAGGTGTAGTCCGTAACAATCCCAAGAGGCCCTGGGTGACTGGCAGTGAGGTCTGGCCCCAATGGAGGAAGGAAAGGAGGGAAGGTGTGTCCACGTCAAGGGGCTGATCGGGACATAAAGGATTGGCTTACTCAGAACAGCTTGAAATTCGACAGCCTCaactgggggtgtgggggggggcggattaTGTAACACGAGGCTAATCGAATTTAGCAATCGTGGGCCGGCTGTGACAGGAGATGGTGTCTAGGGGAGCACAGAGTGAAATGGAGTGTTTGTACAGACCAGGTAGTCAGATTTATGCCACGACCAGCCGTTGTTGTGTCCCTAGTGATGTGACCTgacctgcaggttttcattgcTGCACAGCCACTTGAATATAACCAAACTCccaaacataattattttgctattcaacataaatctttttttaaatttttttaaaaaatttgtttatatcagtTCAATAAAGCAACATTCTTGGAACAATACAATTTCTAATTGGATATTGACAAAGCAGGTTCTGAGACTACGAGAAGTCTACCTTGAATGACTTGCTAGCACTGAAAGTTGAAATTTGAAGTAAAAAGAATGAAGAACAGATATAACCTGTCCTGCCTGGGTTGCACACTCACTGAGTATAAACAGTCTTGCAGATATAGTCTACTGGTGCCGCACAAAAATATCAGCGTTGATCCCatttctgtactgtatgttgctAGGGTAATACATGTGAGAGACGCCTTGCAATATCATTGCTTTTGCATCTTCAATTTCTTATATTCCTATTGTGGGAACTTTGATTGGAATCAATGTTTCACTTGGCAATGATGTCAGCACAGAAGCCCAGGTCTGTCTTTGGGGATTACTAAAGAATATACTACCTCTTTATGTGATCCCTGAGATCAGTTCTGGAAGTCCTTTAAACTTGTATCATGTTGCTATATTGTCATAATATACTATAGTTCTTGTACATATTCTTTGTGATTCCGTATTTCTTCTACAGATCACCTAGGTATCAGATGTGCCCGCTGAAAGAGAAATTTGGGGAGGTACCATCTAGACATACTAGGCCGTGTTCCatactgtgtgcttgtgttccaTCTAGAGCGTAACAGATGAAATCGCAGTGCTTTAGAAGGAACATAAGTGTACAGTTTGGAACACAGCGATATTGTTATGAAAAAGGAGAGGAGTGGTGGTCCTGTGTgtttaactcccccccccccccccgtctgttcCTCTCAGGTGATGCTGTGGGTGGTGGCCTCTCTCCTGGCGCTGGCAGATGGTGTTCTCCTCGGGGGGGCCAGAAGGGTGGAGCCCAGCCCAGTGACTGCGCGAGTCCCAGATAAGGTGGGCTGGCACCCTGCTGACATCCCTGAAGTGGAGGAACTGGGTGAGGGAAGAGAAATCCGCTCTGCGTGGGTTGGCCTTTTTGGTGGGTATCTGACCCAGGGCAGCATCTCTCATAGGGATGACAGCCTCAACATGCTAAACAGAACATTAAGTCTGCTGAAGGTCATTCAGTCATGCGAATGCAGGAATGGTACCTTTAGGGTCTGCGTTTCTGACCCACTCAAATTAGCCGTATGCGGTATTACTATAATACATATGAAACTAGAAATGCTCCATTATAAAGCttactgaaaaatgaaatcacaCTTGAATCAGATGGTGTCTCTAAATGCAGAGATGTTGCTCCCATAAGACTAATATACAGTGACTGCTGGGACCAGCAGGGCTTCTTTTGCATAACGTAGCCCCATTAAGTGTGACATCCTTTCGCACATAGTGTTACAATAATATTCAGCAGCCTagtatatgtgtttattttgttgtgttaatggAGGGATCTTAGATGTGATTacaccccctccgcccccccaacccccgagTTCCCAGTGTTCATTAGAGCAATATGTGCTGTTTGTGAAATTAACTGAATGTTCTGAAAAGCAAACACGAGCTAATGAGATTACCCTTGAGATAAACGGCTcaaaaaggctaaaaaaaaaaaaaaaaaagccggcAGACAGTGCATGTGAGCGTCACTTGTTTGCCCCaggaacattattattaaagatttttttcttggttGTGCGGAATTTGAAACAGTGGTCATAAACagttacaggaagtgacacgtgaGCAGGCTTTTTTAGTGATTCAGCACTTAACCCGAAAAGGAGCCGTCCAACCGTGAAGTAGACATATGGTCCCTGCAAAGGGTATTTTCCAATTCAAGCATATTCAGGGtgtgcaaaacaacaaaaaacaaaaaaacatattcagttagactgctgctctgttttttttttttttttaaaaccatgactatacaatgtgtttgtgtttgtgtacttcAGTAGCTGCCATTTCGAAGCCTGTTTCCACTCTAACAATGCCCAGCCCCTGTAAAGATAGGCCAAGAAGTGCTCCCCCAGCAGTAATCACCCTTCATACTGATATTACGCCCTGTTCTGTGCTGCTGATAACCACTCCCATTCACTCCTTCTTTCAACACCCACTTCTGCTTTCAATTCAGGAACATGTGTGCCCCCCACATTTCAAAGTGACCTCGGTTATACAAAAGTGATTTCTGCCCCTTATGATTCCTTTTAATCTATAAATATCACACTTGACATCAACAGTTTTATTCAGACTTCCATATTAGTTAGTGCATCACTTTGAGGTGATGCCCAACTCACTGTCAAAGGTACTTCATACAGTTAATGATAACCAAGCAGcctgtaaatgtttttaataatttctgGTAATCAATCACTCTTCATATTTCCCTTTTCAATGAATGATGAAATGAACAGACTTCTATGAAAAACTTGAGGACCAATGAAGAGAAGATAATTTAAGCAATTGGCTGGCTTTCAACATAAATTCAGCATTCAACATGCTTTTCTTGGCTAATATGCAACTGAATATATTGTCTTAGTGTTGCAGCTATTTGATTTAACATGTTGTGTCAAATGGAGTCCCAAACCTTGCTAATCAAGTTTTTAAAGTTGGTTTCATCTTTTGCTTTATTTACCCTATGTCCTTTTTTGTCTAACAGGGAATCCGTCTCTATCAGAGGAAGTGGATGAGCATCCAAGCCGGTGGGCACGTTCCCCGAACAGATCCACCTCTCCCAAAACCTCgaggaaaaacagaaagccCAAAGGTAGCCGGGACTGCCGGATAGAGAGGACGATGATCAGCGTTCGAGACCTGGGGCTGGGCTATGACTCGGACGAGGTCATCCTCTTCAAGTACTGCGTGGGCACCTGCGAGGACTCCCGCAAGAACTATGACCTGGCCCTCAAAGCCCTGGTCAAGAAGGGGAACATCTCAGCCAAGAGGCTGAGCGCCCGGCCCTGCTGCCGGCCCACCCGCTACGACACCGTGTCCTTCATGAACGCCAACACCGCCTGGGAGACCATCGACCTGCTCTCGGCCGCCAACTGCAGCTGCGTGGGCTGAAGGGCCCCGAGCCCGCcctgcgagcgagcgagcgagcgagcgagcgagcgaacgCCCGCttggaagagaaggagaagcggcggcggcggcggaggcggctGCCGTTGGACATCGAGGCCAAGGTCGGGAGCGGCGGGAAAGGAAAGGGAGTCTGGGACTCGGGCTCGCCGCAGTCCGCCAGCACGGGGTCTCCGCTCCAGGGTCCGAGAGCTTCCCTTCCCGCCTGCTGCACTGGAGAGCCGTGGGTTGTGAATCCTCAGCAATACTGGCGAAGAGAACTTGACGATACCCCCGGGCTGAGTCCTTCCAGTTACTGCGGGAAGAGAGCGAGCAACCATGAGCTTTCCCCAGGCGGAAGCTTTCTCGTCTCCAGAAGAGGATGTCTAGGAAGTGGACAATATTGGTCCATGTATGGAATCACTGTTAAGACAAGGCGTGTTAGGGGATCAAATCTGTGGATGTGACCAGCTTTTCAAGAGGACCCGTCTTGGCATTGAAGAAGGGAGTGAAAAGACAAATTTTATGGGTTGTGTACTTAATTATTCAGTGATGCCAAGCTCCCTGTCCCTTTTGGAAACCGTTGACTGAAGATACTGCAGAGGGCAACCACGAAGGGCTGCAACCACTCAAACTTGGATTTTGGATCCATAGAACAGCACTCTTATGAtcttaatattaaaaataagtgAGAGGATTGTTGGTTTCAGGGTTTTCAAGGGTTTTCTGAGCAGAAGAGTAGAGAGAGGATATGTCTGTGTCAAGCAGCAAACATGCATAGGgtttacaatgttttcaatgATCTATGTgctataaattatatttatatgtaagtAGTTTTGTCAAGTGATGCTCCTTACCCAGACacttataaaatgtatgtgtgtcaaGTAATTTTCCTACTTTGGCAGATCATCCATAGAATATAAGTGACAGCTCTAAGCAATTTGGACATAAAGATGCGGTGATTCACTGATTCCATTGATAGCTATTTCTACTCTCGTTATTACCTGAGGCTAAATCAAGTGGTGTTGTGGTGGCCGATGACATTAAACACCATATGTCCCCAATAAGTACATCACTGATCTGTTCACCTTTCTTTGCTCCTTAAAGTCGTAAAGGCTTGCTGCTGGTAGTCAACTGAATTTCAAAGTTAAAATTATACTTACCGTACCAAGTAGTACTTTCTAGCCAAGTGAACAGAGACTCTGTAAATGAGGCTGTTTGTGGCTCTATAATGATGCCCAGTACATATCCAGACTGTAGAAACTTCAGCAGCCACTTTCATTAAGGCCAGTAGGTCAAAAATATATGAGGAGTTATGTGTTGGTTATGCATTGTAATAGGGGTAATAGGGAAGGGGCTGTGAGTCACTGCACCACAGGAGTCACGTTTCGTGACCATTGATGGCAATTAACACATTCTGTGAAGagaaagcctttttttgtttactttcacGTGGCTCGTCCATAAATTCAGATTGTACTGAATGAGTGTTTTATGCAGTCATCCTAATCTGTCTGTGCAGACGTATGGCTCTTAGAAGTAcattcatcttgtttttttttacatttgggtGTCAGTGGTACTGTGAATAGAGTAAGCGTGACATGATTTTTGAGGGCCCAGTGGTGTAAATGTAAAACTGCTTTTCATACAACAGATCATGGTGGATAAGCAAACTGTAGTTCAGAGTCAGGTTCTTTTGTTTAGCCAAAGTCAGACCTTAAATAGAACAGCTGTACCAAAGCAAAGAATCAATCCTATGTTTGGATCTCCTCATCTTTGTGATTCATAAACGTTCAGCTTAGATCACCATAAATGATGTGTTGCAGCATGTCATATGAAAGGTATTACCGTTCACTGGCATCTGCCGTATGTTGTGGTGGAAACATTTTTGTCCAGTGGTTTATTTTGAATGCTTAACACAGGAGGGCTGATTTCCATTACTTAAAGGTTTGAGACTACAGATATTTGAAGTGTGTCCGGATAGTATCAGCTGCCTTCAACAGAAGCGCAGTTTTAAAAAGATCAGTGCTTACAAAGCCAGGCCACAGATAGTTCAAAGGCAAATTCATCTCAGTGATCACAA
This is a stretch of genomic DNA from Anguilla rostrata isolate EN2019 chromosome 4, ASM1855537v3, whole genome shotgun sequence. It encodes these proteins:
- the LOC135252503 gene encoding neurturin isoform X2 encodes the protein MSSAGAQCHLKNWKVMLWVVASLLALADGVLLGGARRVEPSPVTARVPDKVGWHPADIPEVEELGEGREIRSAWVGLFGNPSLSEEVDEHPSRWARSPNRSTSPKTSRKNRKPKGSRDCRIERTMISVRDLGLGYDSDEVILFKYCVGTCEDSRKNYDLALKALVKKGNISAKRLSARPCCRPTRYDTVSFMNANTAWETIDLLSAANCSCVG
- the LOC135252503 gene encoding neurturin isoform X1, translated to MLSCQRGTRGTKGSNLSRAQADRTSASGRNDWERWRGLEGSTMSSAGAQCHLKNWKVMLWVVASLLALADGVLLGGARRVEPSPVTARVPDKVGWHPADIPEVEELGEGREIRSAWVGLFGNPSLSEEVDEHPSRWARSPNRSTSPKTSRKNRKPKGSRDCRIERTMISVRDLGLGYDSDEVILFKYCVGTCEDSRKNYDLALKALVKKGNISAKRLSARPCCRPTRYDTVSFMNANTAWETIDLLSAANCSCVG